One region of Thiorhodovibrio frisius genomic DNA includes:
- a CDS encoding ACT domain-containing protein, giving the protein MKLQQLSLFLENRPGRLDAPLEAIAAAGINILTLSLADTAQFGILRLIVRDWDKAKQVLEDGGWVVNLTEVVAVDVEDRPGGLAEVLKVLDQAGVNIEYMYAFSSYRPDKAILIFRFEDPDQAVKVLLDQGIRALDGDELIHADG; this is encoded by the coding sequence ATGAAACTGCAACAACTCTCGCTGTTTCTCGAAAACCGCCCCGGACGGCTGGATGCGCCGCTTGAGGCCATTGCCGCCGCCGGCATCAATATCCTCACGCTGTCGCTCGCCGACACCGCGCAGTTCGGCATCCTGCGGCTCATCGTGCGCGACTGGGACAAGGCCAAGCAGGTGCTGGAAGACGGCGGCTGGGTGGTCAACCTGACCGAAGTCGTCGCCGTGGATGTCGAAGACCGGCCCGGCGGACTGGCCGAAGTGCTCAAGGTGCTGGATCAGGCTGGCGTCAATATCGAATACATGTACGCCTTCTCCTCCTACCGGCCTGACAAGGCGATTCTGATTTTCCGCTTCGAGGACCCCGATCAAGCGGTGAAGGTGCTGCTCGACCAGGGCATTCGCGCGCTCGACGGCGACGAGCTGATTCATGCCGACGGCTGA
- a CDS encoding phenylacetate--CoA ligase family protein has translation MQDSSPASHTAIWDTEAETLPTPQRQALQLERLQALVARIGQVPFYRSHFLRHDISPARIRTLDDLHRLPFTTKEDLRRHHPFGFLTVPRSDVARIHGSSGTTGTPTFVAYTKKDLTLWADLCARFLVAGGLQPQHTVQVAFGYGLFTGGFGLHYGIERVGAAIIPAAAGNTRRQLTIMRELNPEVLICTPSYALTIADGARELGIDPRSLPIRFGHFGGEPWTEDLRLEIEQQLDIQAFNNYGLSEVIGPGVSGECSERTGMHIQDDHFLVECLDSETLEPVPEGEPGELVITSLTREAMPLLRYRTRDIARLYRDPCPCGRTSLRMSRVTGRSDDMLIIRGVNLFPSQIEEALLRVEGTTAHYLIEVDRPGTPGRSMDELTVKVEIHREMFSDRMDRMQALRERIGSEIHAIAGIRARVELVEPRSLERFVGKAKRVIDRRNLNDGPKAP, from the coding sequence ATGCAAGACAGCTCCCCCGCTTCCCACACCGCGATCTGGGACACCGAAGCCGAAACCCTCCCGACCCCGCAGCGCCAAGCGCTGCAGCTCGAGCGCCTGCAAGCGCTCGTCGCGCGCATCGGGCAGGTGCCTTTCTACCGCAGTCATTTCCTGCGCCACGACATCAGCCCGGCGCGCATCCGCACCCTTGATGATCTGCACCGCCTGCCCTTCACCACCAAGGAGGATCTGCGCCGGCATCACCCATTCGGCTTCCTGACCGTGCCGCGCAGCGACGTTGCGCGCATTCACGGCTCCTCAGGCACCACGGGCACGCCAACCTTTGTCGCCTACACCAAGAAGGATCTCACGCTCTGGGCTGATCTGTGCGCGCGCTTTCTGGTCGCAGGTGGGCTGCAGCCACAGCACACGGTGCAGGTCGCCTTTGGCTACGGACTCTTCACCGGCGGCTTTGGTCTGCACTATGGCATCGAGCGCGTCGGCGCGGCCATTATCCCCGCCGCCGCTGGCAACACCCGCCGCCAGCTCACCATCATGCGCGAGCTTAACCCCGAAGTACTCATCTGCACCCCGAGCTATGCGCTCACCATCGCCGACGGCGCGCGCGAACTCGGCATCGACCCGCGCAGCCTACCCATTCGCTTCGGCCACTTCGGCGGCGAGCCCTGGACCGAAGACCTGCGCCTGGAGATCGAACAACAGCTCGACATCCAGGCGTTTAATAACTATGGCCTGTCGGAAGTCATAGGCCCCGGCGTCAGCGGCGAATGCAGCGAGCGCACCGGCATGCACATCCAGGACGATCATTTTCTTGTTGAATGCCTGGACTCGGAGACGCTGGAGCCCGTGCCCGAGGGCGAGCCCGGCGAACTGGTCATCACCTCCCTGACACGCGAGGCCATGCCGCTGCTGCGCTACCGCACCCGCGACATCGCGCGGCTGTATCGCGACCCCTGCCCCTGCGGCCGCACCAGCCTGCGCATGAGCCGCGTGACCGGGCGCAGCGACGACATGCTGATCATCCGCGGCGTGAATCTCTTCCCGTCGCAAATCGAGGAAGCCCTGCTGCGGGTCGAGGGCACCACAGCGCATTATCTGATTGAGGTCGACCGCCCCGGCACCCCAGGCAGATCGATGGATGAGCTGACGGTGAAGGTAGAAATCCACCGCGAGATGTTCTCCGACCGCATGGACCGCATGCAAGCGCTGCGCGAGCGGATCGGCTCGGAAATCCATGCCATTGCCGGGATTCGCGCCCGCGTCGAGCTGGTCGAGCCGCGCAGCCTGGAGCGCTTCGTCGGCAAGGCCAAGCGGGTCATCGACAGACGCAACCTCAACGACGGCCCAAAGGCTCCTTAA
- a CDS encoding PaaI family thioesterase codes for MDESLVRKYFSGDRFAEYLGIELLEVRPGRARAKLAIDERHLNGVGIVHGGAIFALADLAFAVASNSHGQIALGINVSIAYHKGVSSGTLYADAEEIAFNPKLATYQIRISNEQDETLASFQGTVYRKRETLDQIVHAADAAN; via the coding sequence ATGGATGAATCCCTTGTGCGCAAGTATTTCAGCGGCGACCGTTTCGCTGAATATCTTGGCATTGAGCTACTTGAGGTGAGGCCCGGGCGCGCCCGCGCCAAGCTTGCGATTGACGAGCGCCACTTAAACGGCGTCGGCATCGTGCATGGTGGCGCAATTTTCGCGCTAGCCGATCTGGCCTTTGCCGTCGCCTCCAACTCCCACGGCCAGATCGCGCTCGGCATCAACGTGTCCATCGCATACCACAAGGGCGTCAGCTCCGGCACCTTGTATGCTGACGCCGAGGAGATCGCCTTCAACCCCAAGCTCGCGACCTATCAGATTCGCATCTCCAACGAGCAGGACGAGACCCTTGCCAGTTTCCAGGGCACCGTCTATCGCAAGCGCGAAACCCTCGATCAGATTGTCCACGCGGCTGACGCAGCAAACTGA
- a CDS encoding ammonium transporter, whose amino-acid sequence MEQLQTGTDVLFLLIGAVMVLAMHAGFAFLEVGTVRAKNQVNALAKILSDFSISTIAYFFVGFMIAYGVNFFQDASTLQDKNGYELVKFFFLLTFAAAIPAIISGGIAERARFYPQLIASFVIVSLIYPFFEGIVWNGNLGVQGLIEQWFGAPFHDFAGSIVVHAMGGWIALAAVLLLGPRSGRYRSDGSITAHPPSSIPFLSLGAWTLTVGWFGFNVMSAQSVEAVSGLVAVNSLMAMVGGVLAALVVGKNDPGFLHNGPLAGLVAVCAGSDLMHPLGALVVGAVAGTLFVVTFTLTQNKWKIDDVLGVWPLHGLCGLWGGIAAGIFGLKALGGMGGVSFVAQLVGSLLGVIIALAGGFTVYGILKVTLGLRLSEEEEYQGADLSIHRITAEPDYNRGEV is encoded by the coding sequence ATGGAGCAACTGCAAACCGGCACCGATGTGCTCTTCCTGCTGATCGGCGCCGTCATGGTGCTCGCCATGCACGCTGGGTTCGCGTTTCTTGAAGTCGGCACCGTACGCGCCAAGAACCAGGTCAATGCGCTCGCGAAGATCCTGAGCGACTTTTCGATCTCTACGATCGCCTACTTCTTTGTCGGATTTATGATCGCTTATGGCGTTAATTTTTTTCAAGACGCCAGCACCTTGCAGGACAAGAACGGTTATGAATTGGTCAAGTTCTTCTTCCTGCTGACCTTCGCCGCCGCCATTCCGGCCATCATCTCAGGTGGCATCGCCGAGCGCGCACGCTTCTACCCGCAGTTGATTGCCTCTTTCGTGATCGTCAGTCTGATTTATCCGTTTTTCGAAGGCATCGTCTGGAACGGTAACCTGGGCGTTCAGGGGCTAATCGAGCAATGGTTCGGCGCACCATTTCATGACTTCGCAGGCTCCATTGTGGTGCATGCGATGGGCGGCTGGATTGCTCTCGCCGCCGTGCTGCTGCTCGGCCCGCGCTCCGGGCGCTACCGCAGCGATGGGAGCATCACCGCGCATCCGCCCTCGTCCATCCCTTTCCTGTCGCTCGGCGCCTGGACGCTGACCGTGGGCTGGTTTGGCTTTAATGTGATGTCCGCGCAGAGCGTCGAGGCAGTCAGCGGTCTGGTTGCGGTCAATTCCTTGATGGCTATGGTCGGCGGCGTACTCGCGGCCCTGGTCGTCGGCAAGAATGATCCGGGCTTCCTGCACAACGGCCCGCTCGCCGGTCTGGTCGCTGTCTGCGCCGGCTCCGACCTAATGCACCCTCTTGGTGCATTGGTGGTGGGTGCGGTGGCCGGCACGCTCTTTGTCGTCACCTTCACCCTCACCCAGAACAAATGGAAAATCGATGACGTGCTCGGCGTCTGGCCACTGCATGGCCTGTGCGGCCTGTGGGGTGGGATTGCCGCCGGCATCTTTGGGCTCAAAGCCTTAGGCGGCATGGGTGGCGTGAGCTTCGTCGCCCAACTCGTCGGCAGCCTACTTGGAGTTATCATCGCGCTGGCCGGCGGTTTCACCGTCTATGGCATCCTCAAGGTCACCCTCGGGCTGCGCCTGAGCGAAGAAGAGGAATACCAGGGCGCCGACCTCAGCATCCATCGCATCACCGCCGAGCCGGACTACAATCGCGGCGAAGTCTGA
- a CDS encoding DUF3334 family protein, with protein sequence MARPKIISTEAILAMLCSSVTKVLSAATNTGISYSPMVQKITRTCLRPDIGCFVLFDGGFSGLVVINFSADSAMEIYRAYMMHMGMPESELATQHTSEEVGNMLGELMNQIVGDFTGNVGHELLVSITQNQPKMLTINKEVMVSIDTNLDRPQARRVAFKTKENKMFYLELAMDKTEFIKLHEFEREENDPDRILAEQNNGSAGKDAASAQSEMDNALFDELGI encoded by the coding sequence ATGGCAAGACCCAAAATCATCTCGACCGAAGCCATTCTGGCCATGCTCTGCTCATCGGTCACCAAGGTGCTGTCCGCCGCCACCAACACCGGCATCAGCTACTCGCCCATGGTGCAGAAAATCACCCGCACCTGCCTGCGCCCGGACATCGGCTGCTTCGTGCTCTTCGACGGGGGCTTTTCCGGCCTGGTGGTGATTAACTTCTCGGCCGATTCGGCCATGGAGATTTACCGCGCCTACATGATGCACATGGGCATGCCGGAATCGGAACTCGCCACCCAGCATACCTCAGAGGAAGTCGGCAACATGCTCGGCGAGCTGATGAACCAGATCGTTGGCGACTTCACCGGCAACGTCGGCCATGAGCTGTTGGTCTCCATCACCCAAAACCAACCCAAAATGCTCACCATCAACAAGGAGGTCATGGTCAGCATCGACACCAACCTCGACCGTCCCCAGGCCCGGCGCGTTGCCTTCAAGACCAAGGAGAACAAGATGTTCTACCTGGAGCTGGCCATGGACAAGACCGAGTTCATCAAGTTGCATGAATTCGAGCGCGAGGAGAACGACCCCGACCGCATCCTGGCAGAACAGAACAATGGCAGCGCCGGCAAGGACGCCGCCAGTGCTCAGTCTGAGATGGATAACGCCCTGTTCGACGAACTGGGTATCTGA
- a CDS encoding electron transport complex subunit E has translation MADTTYGSLVSDGLWSNNQALVAMLGLCPLLAVTTTATNGLGMGLATTAVLVLSNGTVSLIRNLVRPEVRLPVFVLVIASFVTAVELTMQAYLYELYLVLGLFIPLIVTNCAIIGRAEAYASKARFDKALVDGLAMGFGFTLVLMVLGGIRELLGQGTLFHQADLLLGPAAAGFGLSLGDNFQGALLAILPPGAFIGLGMLVALKKVIDKGTERRRAKQLSQGSTASGQEAPLPAG, from the coding sequence ATGGCGGACACGACCTACGGCTCTCTTGTCAGCGACGGCCTGTGGAGTAACAACCAGGCGCTGGTCGCCATGCTCGGGCTCTGCCCGTTGCTGGCCGTCACCACCACGGCCACCAATGGACTTGGCATGGGCCTGGCGACGACGGCTGTGCTGGTGCTGTCGAACGGCACCGTCTCCCTGATCCGCAATTTGGTGCGCCCAGAGGTCCGCCTGCCGGTCTTTGTGCTGGTCATCGCATCTTTCGTGACCGCAGTAGAACTCACCATGCAGGCCTACCTGTACGAACTCTACCTGGTGCTGGGCCTGTTCATCCCGCTGATTGTCACCAACTGCGCCATCATCGGCCGCGCCGAGGCCTACGCGTCCAAGGCCCGGTTCGACAAGGCCCTGGTCGATGGCCTGGCGATGGGCTTTGGCTTCACCCTGGTGCTCATGGTGCTGGGCGGCATTCGCGAATTGCTGGGGCAGGGCACGCTGTTTCACCAGGCTGACCTGCTTCTTGGACCTGCCGCAGCCGGCTTTGGTCTGTCGCTCGGCGATAACTTCCAGGGTGCGTTGCTGGCCATTCTGCCACCCGGTGCCTTTATTGGCCTCGGGATGCTGGTTGCGCTAAAAAAGGTGATCGACAAAGGGACCGAGCGGCGGAGGGCGAAACAACTCAGCCAGGGATCGACGGCGTCTGGGCAGGAGGCGCCGCTTCCGGCTGGCTAG
- the rsxG gene encoding electron transport complex subunit RsxG produces MKTTPILIAGFVLGAFSVAGVGLVAVTHAMTDGQIAENQRNAMLNKLEAIVPSGRLKNDPLADRIEVSAPELLGGETTEVFRVRDGAEPVALILQPVVPDGYAGPIRLLVSALPDGTLGGVRVLEHHETPGLGDKIDEKKSDWIIKEFTGKSIGNPPAEQWHVKRDGGVFDQFTGATITPRSIVEAVYDTLLYVGQQEQRLYAEPAIGTEDSAPPQAATDATDPPRAEREATPAAAPTPDPTNHPAIGPASGQTGGPTTTWADRVGAGAS; encoded by the coding sequence ATGAAAACCACACCCATTTTGATTGCCGGCTTCGTTCTTGGCGCCTTCTCCGTAGCGGGTGTTGGTCTGGTCGCCGTCACCCATGCGATGACCGATGGCCAAATTGCCGAGAATCAGCGCAACGCCATGCTGAACAAGCTTGAGGCCATCGTGCCCTCCGGGCGGTTGAAGAACGATCCGCTGGCTGATCGTATCGAAGTCAGCGCGCCTGAACTGCTCGGCGGCGAGACGACGGAAGTCTTTCGTGTGCGCGATGGTGCCGAGCCGGTCGCGCTCATTTTGCAACCCGTGGTGCCGGACGGCTATGCCGGCCCTATACGCCTGCTGGTCTCGGCGCTACCCGATGGTACCCTGGGCGGCGTGCGGGTGCTGGAGCATCACGAAACTCCCGGCCTAGGCGACAAAATCGACGAGAAAAAATCCGACTGGATCATCAAGGAGTTTACCGGTAAGTCCATCGGCAATCCGCCAGCGGAGCAATGGCATGTGAAACGCGATGGCGGGGTGTTTGATCAATTCACCGGCGCCACCATCACCCCGCGCTCTATTGTCGAGGCGGTCTACGACACCCTGCTCTATGTGGGCCAGCAGGAGCAGCGGTTGTATGCCGAGCCGGCCATAGGCACCGAAGACTCAGCGCCGCCCCAGGCGGCTACGGATGCGACCGATCCGCCGCGAGCCGAGCGGGAAGCGACCCCCGCCGCTGCGCCTACCCCTGACCCAACCAATCACCCAGCCATTGGTCCAGCTTCTGGTCAAACTGGTGGCCCAACCACAACATGGGCCGACAGGGTCGGCGCGGGAGCCTCCTGA
- the rsxD gene encoding electron transport complex subunit RsxD, with the protein MAGSLTSSPHSARVYRVDQVMLQVCLALIPGTIAMVWFFGWGVLINMALASVFAVGAEALVMKARGRPALPAISDLSAIVTALLFAITVPPTLPWWLTLLGILFAIVIVKQLYGGIGYNPFNPAMAGYVFLLISYPVATTSWLPADVPTLLEAKDLVHLSFVDSARLIFTGALPPEITWDAISAATPLDDLRTRLDENVLMGEISQSPLWGFVGGQGWEWVGLGFLLGGLYLLFIRVISWHIPVSLLGSLAVMAGLFWLFDPNHFPAPWFHLFTGGAMLGAFFIATDPVSAATTKRGQLVFGALIGVVVFVIRTWGGYPDAIAFGVLLLNIAAPTIDHYTQPRVFGHGRRT; encoded by the coding sequence ATGGCCGGGTCCCTGACATCCTCGCCCCACAGCGCGCGCGTCTATCGCGTCGATCAGGTCATGCTTCAGGTGTGCCTGGCGCTGATCCCAGGCACTATTGCCATGGTCTGGTTCTTCGGCTGGGGCGTACTCATCAATATGGCCTTGGCCAGCGTCTTTGCCGTGGGTGCCGAGGCACTGGTGATGAAGGCGCGCGGGCGCCCTGCGCTGCCCGCCATCAGCGATCTCAGTGCCATTGTCACCGCGCTTTTGTTTGCCATCACAGTGCCGCCGACCTTGCCCTGGTGGCTGACACTACTTGGCATCCTGTTCGCGATTGTTATTGTTAAGCAGCTCTACGGCGGCATCGGCTACAACCCCTTTAACCCCGCCATGGCCGGCTATGTGTTTCTGCTGATCTCCTACCCGGTGGCTACCACCTCCTGGCTGCCAGCCGACGTGCCGACGCTGCTTGAGGCCAAGGATTTGGTGCATCTGTCCTTTGTCGATTCCGCACGGCTCATCTTTACCGGCGCGCTGCCGCCCGAGATCACCTGGGATGCCATCAGCGCCGCCACGCCGCTTGACGACTTGCGCACCCGACTCGATGAGAACGTCCTGATGGGCGAGATCAGCCAAAGCCCGCTGTGGGGCTTCGTCGGTGGTCAGGGTTGGGAATGGGTTGGCCTGGGCTTCCTGCTTGGTGGGCTTTATCTGCTTTTTATCCGGGTCATCAGCTGGCATATTCCGGTGAGCTTGCTTGGCAGTCTGGCGGTGATGGCGGGCTTGTTCTGGCTGTTCGACCCCAACCATTTCCCGGCGCCCTGGTTCCATCTGTTTACAGGCGGGGCCATGCTCGGGGCCTTTTTTATCGCCACCGATCCGGTCAGCGCGGCCACCACCAAGCGCGGGCAACTGGTGTTCGGCGCCCTGATCGGCGTGGTGGTCTTTGTGATCCGCACCTGGGGCGGCTACCCGGATGCGATCGCCTTCGGTGTCTTGCTGCTGAACATCGCCGCCCCCACGATTGATCACTATACCCAGCCGCGGGTGTTTGGCCACGGCCGTCGAACCTGA
- the rsxC gene encoding electron transport complex subunit RsxC codes for MTRRIQTPTQAAKPSTKLGKPPKLWKFHGGVHLPDEKALSNHASVVAAALPKRLVIPLAQHIGAPARPCVQVGDHVLKGQMIGEPQGYVSAPVHASSSGTVVAIEPHAMPHPSGLPAPAIIIDTDGEDRWAPDLPEPVADFHQLDADALRARIRMAGAVGLGGASFPTSVKLNPGKDQPIDTLVLNGVECEPYITCDDMLMRDRAADIVTGARIILHLLGAERCLIGIEDNKPEAIAAMRHAVAEQQPETQAHLEVLAIPTLYPSGGEKQLIRVLTGKEVPTHGIPAQIGIVCQNVGTVAAIADAVLRGHPLVERYVTVTGRGVARPGNFRVRVGTLATELIAASGGYSGELAKLVAGGPMMGVNLQSDAVPITKATNCILALTPAESPDPGPALPCIRCGQCAQACPANLLPQQMYWHARAKDLDKVQDYNLFDCIECGCCAHVCPAHIPLVQYYRFAKNESWAREREKQASERAKQRHEAREARLERQERERKAKLRKKKEAITPKTKAVPGMSAAVGGAQKTASPAAASQPEQKLEQKTGQKPEQQVAQQAADNAPAKQTTETAGSEK; via the coding sequence ATGACCCGACGTATCCAAACGCCAACCCAAGCCGCCAAGCCATCGACCAAGCTGGGGAAGCCCCCTAAGCTGTGGAAGTTCCACGGTGGCGTGCACTTGCCTGATGAAAAAGCGCTGTCCAACCATGCTTCCGTGGTCGCGGCGGCACTGCCTAAGCGCCTCGTGATTCCGCTCGCCCAGCATATTGGTGCACCGGCGCGGCCCTGCGTGCAGGTGGGTGACCATGTCTTGAAAGGCCAGATGATCGGTGAGCCGCAGGGTTATGTCAGCGCGCCCGTGCATGCCTCCAGCTCAGGCACAGTGGTGGCCATTGAGCCGCACGCCATGCCGCACCCCTCCGGTCTGCCGGCCCCCGCCATTATCATCGACACTGACGGTGAGGACCGCTGGGCACCGGATCTGCCCGAGCCGGTGGCAGATTTTCATCAGCTTGATGCCGATGCGCTGCGCGCGCGCATTCGCATGGCTGGTGCGGTCGGGCTTGGCGGCGCGTCATTTCCCACCAGTGTCAAGCTCAATCCGGGCAAGGACCAGCCCATCGACACCTTGGTGCTGAACGGTGTCGAGTGCGAACCGTATATCACTTGCGATGACATGCTGATGCGTGATCGCGCGGCGGATATCGTCACGGGCGCGCGCATTATTCTGCATCTGCTCGGCGCCGAGCGCTGCCTGATCGGCATCGAGGACAACAAGCCCGAGGCCATCGCGGCCATGCGCCATGCGGTGGCTGAGCAACAGCCCGAGACCCAGGCGCACCTTGAGGTGCTAGCCATCCCCACGCTCTACCCGAGCGGCGGCGAGAAACAGCTGATCCGCGTCTTGACCGGCAAGGAAGTGCCCACGCACGGTATCCCGGCGCAAATCGGCATTGTGTGCCAGAACGTGGGTACCGTTGCCGCTATTGCCGATGCGGTGTTGCGCGGTCATCCGCTGGTGGAGCGCTATGTCACTGTCACCGGGCGCGGCGTTGCGCGACCGGGCAACTTTCGCGTGCGCGTCGGCACCCTGGCAACCGAGCTGATCGCGGCCAGTGGCGGCTACTCGGGCGAGCTGGCCAAGCTCGTCGCGGGTGGCCCCATGATGGGTGTCAACCTCCAGAGCGATGCGGTGCCCATCACCAAGGCCACAAACTGCATTCTGGCGCTGACGCCGGCCGAGTCACCAGACCCTGGTCCCGCTCTGCCCTGCATCCGCTGCGGTCAGTGCGCGCAAGCCTGTCCGGCCAACCTACTGCCGCAGCAGATGTACTGGCACGCGCGGGCAAAAGATCTCGACAAGGTGCAGGATTACAACCTGTTTGACTGCATTGAATGCGGCTGCTGCGCCCATGTGTGCCCGGCGCATATTCCGCTGGTGCAGTATTACCGCTTCGCCAAGAACGAAAGCTGGGCGCGCGAGCGCGAGAAGCAGGCATCTGAGCGCGCCAAGCAGCGCCACGAGGCGCGCGAGGCCAGGCTGGAGCGCCAGGAGCGCGAGCGCAAGGCGAAACTGCGCAAGAAAAAAGAAGCCATCACGCCCAAGACCAAAGCGGTGCCGGGCATGTCGGCTGCCGTGGGCGGGGCTCAAAAGACCGCGTCTCCGGCGGCTGCTTCTCAACCCGAACAAAAACTCGAGCAAAAAACGGGACAAAAACCCGAGCAACAAGTGGCGCAACAGGCAGCGGATAACGCACCTGCGAAGCAAACGACCGAAACTGCTGGGAGCGAGAAATGA
- the rsxB gene encoding electron transport complex subunit RsxB, with the protein MLVAIGAVAALAVIFGLLLGYSAIRFHIDGDPIADQAEALLPQSQCGQCGYPGCRPYAEAVASGEADIHLCSPGGEATMLALADLLGREPVALGEVVSKPKALAVIDEQDCIGCTKCLQSCPVDAIVGAAKHLHAVIASECTSCELCVPTCPVGCIHMVPVKENLSNWKWPYPEPMAMAASTRLSQPAGSASQAANQQSEQRSDEREAA; encoded by the coding sequence ATGCTGGTTGCCATCGGAGCCGTTGCCGCGCTGGCCGTGATTTTCGGTCTGCTGCTCGGTTACTCCGCCATTCGTTTTCACATCGACGGCGATCCCATCGCCGATCAGGCCGAGGCGCTGCTGCCGCAGAGCCAGTGCGGCCAGTGCGGTTATCCCGGCTGCCGGCCCTATGCCGAGGCGGTCGCTTCCGGCGAGGCTGACATCCATCTTTGCTCGCCGGGCGGGGAGGCTACCATGCTGGCGCTGGCCGATCTGCTCGGACGCGAGCCGGTGGCCTTGGGCGAGGTGGTGTCCAAGCCCAAGGCGTTGGCAGTGATCGACGAGCAGGACTGTATCGGCTGCACCAAGTGCCTGCAATCCTGCCCGGTCGATGCCATTGTCGGCGCGGCCAAGCATCTGCATGCGGTCATTGCCAGTGAGTGCACCAGTTGCGAGCTGTGCGTCCCCACCTGTCCGGTCGGGTGCATTCATATGGTCCCGGTGAAAGAGAATCTGTCGAACTGGAAATGGCCTTATCCTGAACCCATGGCGATGGCAGCTTCAACCCGGCTGTCGCAGCCTGCCGGAAGCGCCAGTCAAGCTGCCAATCAGCAATCTGAACAGCGTTCTGACGAGCGCGAAGCGGCCTGA
- the rsxA gene encoding electron transport complex subunit RsxA, translating into MTEYALILVSTVLVNNFVLVKFLGLCPFMGVSKKLETAIGMGLATTFVLTLSSVTSWMVNAFLLEPLGIEYLRTIAFILVIAVVVQFTETVMHKTSPVLYQVLGIFLPLITTNCAVLGVALLNLQEQRTFIEATLYGFGAAVGFSLVLALFAAMRERVAVADVPEPFQGSPIALITAGLMSLAFMGFAGLVSN; encoded by the coding sequence ATGACCGAGTACGCGCTCATTCTGGTCAGCACTGTGCTGGTCAACAACTTTGTTCTGGTCAAATTTTTGGGCCTCTGCCCCTTCATGGGGGTGTCCAAGAAGCTCGAGACCGCGATCGGCATGGGTCTGGCGACCACCTTTGTGCTGACCCTGTCCTCGGTCACCTCCTGGATGGTCAACGCCTTTTTGCTGGAACCCTTGGGCATTGAGTACCTGCGCACCATCGCCTTTATTCTGGTGATTGCCGTGGTGGTGCAGTTCACCGAGACCGTCATGCACAAGACCAGCCCGGTGCTCTATCAAGTACTGGGGATTTTCCTGCCGCTGATCACGACCAACTGCGCGGTGCTTGGCGTGGCGCTTCTGAATTTGCAGGAGCAGCGTACCTTTATTGAGGCAACGCTCTACGGCTTTGGCGCTGCTGTCGGGTTCTCACTGGTGCTGGCGCTGTTTGCCGCGATGCGTGAGCGGGTCGCGGTGGCCGATGTGCCCGAGCCTTTTCAGGGCAGCCCCATCGCCCTGATTACCGCGGGGTTGATGTCGCTTGCCTTTATGGGTTTTGCTGGTCTGGTTTCGAATTGA